From the genome of Candidatus Hydrogenedentota bacterium, one region includes:
- a CDS encoding nucleotidyltransferase domain-containing protein, translating to MNGTGLTEAEWGLIRGVLAAYPDITGAILFGSRAKGTASPASDIDLALEGVDDPLRAEAVAAELEELPLPYRFDVKALAALQSAPLLDHIRRVGIRVYPS from the coding sequence ATGAACGGAACCGGGCTGACGGAGGCCGAATGGGGCCTGATCCGGGGCGTGCTTGCGGCGTATCCTGACATAACGGGCGCTATCCTGTTCGGCTCACGGGCCAAAGGCACCGCCTCCCCCGCGTCGGACATTGACCTGGCCCTGGAGGGGGTTGACGATCCCCTGAGGGCGGAGGCCGTGGCGGCCGAACTGGAGGAGCTTCCCCTCCCCTACCGGTTCGACGTCAAGGCGCTGGCAGCCCTCCAGTCCGCCCCGCTGCTGGACCACATACGCCGCGTCGGCATCCGGGTCTATCCCTCCTAG